Part of the Halorhabdus utahensis DSM 12940 genome, ACCGTCGGGAGGCAGTGTCGTCCCTGTCCCCTGGGTAGTGGCCGATTGCGTGCTCGACGATCGCGCCGAACACCACCAGCCCCGTCACGTTCCCGAGCAGGTGAGCGGGACCGGCATGTGCCAGTCCCGACGTGAGGAGTCCGACCGGTTCGAAGAGGCTCCAGGAACGGAAGGGGATCGTCAGTGGCTGGCTCCAGTGTCCGAGGCCGCCCTGGACGAACAGGTAGAAGCCGACGACCAGCGCCGCCGTCACCAACGTCGCCCAGGGCACTCCCCGGACGAACCGATCCCGGGTCAGAGACACCCAGCGCCCGCGACCGCCGACGAACCACCAGTAGCCACCCGAGAACACGACGACTGCGGCCAGGAGGACCATCCAGGGTATCATCCGATTGGCCCTGTCGGACAGTGCGTGCTTGAATCGTTCGATTCTCCAGATCTTCGCCAGTGTTGCCTACGATGGAACCATCCATGAACCCGCAGCCGGCCGGACAATCCGAGCTGCCATCCGCGAATGGGTACCTCGCGGTGGTATTCGTGGAAGATGGGAAGACCTTTTCCCGCCGACGTTGAACGAACAATCACTTCGTGTCTCGTCCAGAGTCCTCGATCGACAGCGCCGTCCAGTCGATCAAGCGTACCGGTTCCCGCGCAAACCCTGTCCGAGGCGTTATCCTTCTCATCGGCCTGGGGCTTGCCCGCCTCGGGTTGATCGACGCCGAGCGGGCACGCAAAGCGACGGATCTCTCCTGGCCGCGCGTGGTCACCGGGATCGCCCGGATGTCGAAAAACGCGGCCGACGTGGCGATGGTCGGGGCGGCCTCGGGGATCGCCACCAAGCCGGCGATCTCGGGTGTCGGTCTGGCCGGCCCGTTCTGGGGGCTGGCGTTTGCTTTGGGCGGCGGCTTTGCCGCCGGGACGATCGCCCTCGTCTCCCAGCGATTCGGGGCCGAGGAGTTCGGCCAGCTCGGCCAGGCCGTCCGTTCGAGTTTCGTCGTCGTCGTCGCGGTGACACTCCCCGTCGGCGCGGCCTTTTGGTTGTTCCCCGAGTGGCTCATCAGCCTGCTCAACAGCGATCAACAGGTCATCACCTACGGCGCAACCTACCTCCAGATCCTCGGCCTCGGCGTCCCGTTCGCGGGGCTCAACCTCGTGGGCAGTCGCGTCCTCATCGGGGCCGACGACGCCCAGATCCCGATGATACTCCGTGGCGGCGGTGCAGTACTCAACATCGTCCTCAACGGCGTGTTCATCTTCGGGATGGGAATGGGCGTGGCCGGTGCCGCCTGGGGGACCGTTGCGGCCAACGTCCTCGTCACGTCGCTGTTCATAGTCGGGCTTATCGCCGGCTGGCTCCCCGGTATCGGCCAGTTCCCGGTCTCGGTCTCACCGCGTGGGACGTATTTCCATTGGGACGATATCACCGATGTGGTCTCCATCGGCACGCCCGTCGTCGGGCGGAACATGACCTGGACCGTCGCCCGCTTTCCCATGCTGTTCATCGTCGGGATGTTCGGGACGACCGTCCTGACGGCGTACACCGTCGCCCGGCGCATCTGGGGGCTGATGAACGTTCCCGGATGGGGCTTTGGCCTCGCGGCGTCCAGTCTGGTCGGCCAGCATCTCGGCGAGGACGACGAGGAGACAGCCGGGGTCTACGGCCGGGAGATCGTCCTCATGGCGGTCGCGACCTACGGCGTCTCGGCGGCAGTCGTCGCCCTGGTTGCTCGGCCAGGTGTCGTCCTGCTCGGGGCCGAGGGCGAGGTCATTCCGATCGCCGTCGGCATGGTCTTTGCCGGATGCCTCGCGATCATTCCCCAGGGCGTCAACAGCACCATCGCCGGGGCCTTGGACGCCAGCGGCGACACGAACTGGCCGTTCATTTATCAGACGCTGGGCGTCTTCGCCGTCTCTATCCCCGCCGCGTATCTCGGTGCGAAGACCTCGATCGGCGTCTGGGGCATCTACGTCGCCTTCCTCGGCGAGACGCTCGTCCCCGCGGTGGGGAACTACTATCGCTTCTCGACGGGCAAGTGGAAGGCCATCAGCCGGGAGTACCGCCCTGAGACGGCGCTAGACGACTGATCGTTGCCGACGCTACCTTGCGTTGCTGGGACCGAGCAAACCACAACGGAAAAACTATAGCGGAAAAATACAATAGCCACGAAAATATGATCGAAGATAATGAACACGATGTGAGAATAACTCGGATCATCTATGTCCTTTTCGCGATTCAACTCACGATCATTGGTGTGGCCTTCGATCCATTCTGGCCACTCATTCCTGTTGGTGTCGCGATAAGCCTCATCGCGATAATCCGTCCGTAGCTGCTGAAGTTGATCCCGGAGACGTTCGTCTTTTGGGGGGTTTACCCCTTTCGACTGGGAACTGGAAAGCCATCAGCCGGGAGTACCGCCCGGAGACGGCGCTGGACGACTGAACTGAATTCGTTCGCAGCCGTATCCGTGCCCCTTAGATCCACTCGTAGCCACGTTGATAGCTGAGATGATACGAGAGCACGAGGACGACTGGCACCAGTGCACCCACTGTATACAG contains:
- a CDS encoding MATE family efflux transporter, which translates into the protein MKRTGSRANPVRGVILLIGLGLARLGLIDAERARKATDLSWPRVVTGIARMSKNAADVAMVGAASGIATKPAISGVGLAGPFWGLAFALGGGFAAGTIALVSQRFGAEEFGQLGQAVRSSFVVVVAVTLPVGAAFWLFPEWLISLLNSDQQVITYGATYLQILGLGVPFAGLNLVGSRVLIGADDAQIPMILRGGGAVLNIVLNGVFIFGMGMGVAGAAWGTVAANVLVTSLFIVGLIAGWLPGIGQFPVSVSPRGTYFHWDDITDVVSIGTPVVGRNMTWTVARFPMLFIVGMFGTTVLTAYTVARRIWGLMNVPGWGFGLAASSLVGQHLGEDDEETAGVYGREIVLMAVATYGVSAAVVALVARPGVVLLGAEGEVIPIAVGMVFAGCLAIIPQGVNSTIAGALDASGDTNWPFIYQTLGVFAVSIPAAYLGAKTSIGVWGIYVAFLGETLVPAVGNYYRFSTGKWKAISREYRPETALDD